The stretch of DNA gtgggccccaaaaggagaaattttcttaattttagccttaaaatcctactcctccttcattggatggatttcatccatatttggtgtgaaacatcattgaggaaggacaaaaatattttctataaatgaGCTTGCTCCGACCCCCAAGGGACTGAGGGgaggggccccaaaaggggatttttttttaattttagattcTTGATTTGCTGCAGGTGTGGATGGGGAGGGAGAGGGTCGTTTTTGGgattatgtaatggtgtccattacaatgagtgcttgttttatatttaaaatcctactcctccttaacccttgagtaaattgtatctatattttgtataaaacatcataagGGAAGGggtatcatatataatataaacttgtTCGGTCCGACCTCTTGTGACAGGAGcagggctcagaagggggaattttgatgaaatttggctttatAAGCcaactcctccttaacccttgagtggattaatgtatccatattttgtatgaaacatcactggggaaggacaatcatattgtatataaacGACCCTTTGGGACGGAGGAGcagggctcagaagggggaactatatgtgaggacaatcatattttataaaggatcGAGGTAAGACCTATGGGAATAGAACGGCgggggtccaaaatgggagttttGCTGAAATCTGGCTttaaatctgactcctccttaatccttgaatgggttacaactatatatggatgaagggctaccaagtttgttcaacaaatgacatttacttatttcagaaacttacatattcaactaaggagttccttgtattgtttatattaatcgttaaccaatactttatactgtgactttgttgttttgtgccatgagtagatgaccgttaaggcccatgggcctcttgtttatgaaTAATACCCTTGCCTTCTTTTACTCTATCCCACAGAGAGCTCCGAACATGCCATCATTGATGCCTCAGCAAAGTTCCGAAATATCATCCTCAGTATTTTCCTGATGACCACAGTTGCTGTCAGCTGGATTCTTGCCACCCAGTTTGCGCGGGAAACTTACATACCTGGAACATTCGAGGCGCCATTTTTGTTAATGTACATTTGGACTGGATTGCTGATGCTGTTTTATCCTCTCTTTGTTTTAGCGAGATATGTCTATAAGAACAGGGAGAGCAAGCCATTAGAGGAATTCAGGTAATCTCGGGTTTTGTTAAAGTAATCTCAAGTTAATCACGCTTCACAATGTCATTCGTCATTTGCTATGTTGTTGGCTGATTTACTATCATAGCGTATTGGTAAGATCATACATTTAGCAAAACTTATGTTGCTTCAATAAAAAACTTTgcatacaaaacaaaatgtgtttaaGAAAGATTTTATTGTAGCAAcattacatacaaaacaaaatgaactacttAGTATAAAATGACAGAAGGAATTGCCTTCATATAGTGTTGGTTTAGTGAATTATAATGCTACTGTAACAGTCTAGTTCATCATACCGACCACATTATACCAACCAACACAGGAGTAGTCTCCCTTGTTAAGTAATGAGGACATTACAATCTGATATTTTAGTGTATAATTTGTCATTAGCTTATAACTTTTCCACTTAACACTTACCGTTCCGAGAATTTCTTTTTCCTTTATTGGAAATATTTAGACGACGATATTTTCAGCATCCacattttgtttattctttTAAAGCTACAATCTACTAAGAGTTTTATCAGATTCTATAAACCATGTTACATATTTTAAAGGCTCTTATTAACATCCATACACTCATTTGACGTTTAAACAAACGTTTGAATTCGCGTTCCCATGCTAAATTACGTCAAACCATAATAGTTTAAAGTAATAAAGGTCACGAGCCCCTAAAAACGAACTTCCTGtattcttttgaaattcattataGTTCTGAAGTTCTGACGCACTTACGATTTTCCTTTAATCTGAATTCTTATTTTATCGCGTGTTTTCAGAAACCATCGACAACTTTACTACACTGACAGTGAGCGACGAATACGTCAGTATGTAGGTCTGACAGCAATGTTTTGTGTCCTCTGGAGCCTGATGCAATTCACATACATCCGGGCACTTGATCCCAAGCTTCTGTCACCGACAGGCGTCGCTGCGCTTTACTCGACGTATCACAGCTTCGTATATTTGTTATCTTGGATCGTATTGTTCGACAAATTTGTCGCTTTAAGGGTGAgatgaaatgttatttaaacaaaactaaatACTCGATTTATGCCGCCTCAGAGTAAAAATCTTTACTAATTCAAAAACAACGTTTTAAATGGCAAACATTAATAAACATTATTGCTAATATCTGTTCTTATTTGTTGGAAAATACCTTACcccaaaatatttattttacgtGATCAATAAATATTCAAGAGATTACGTTCAAAAGTTTAACCGATGGTGATATATACTTCATTTTTTCAAGTCCTcaagaaataaacatattagGAAAACTTTTGTTTATCTTCTGTTTTAGATTTTAGCCATGATTTTTTCTATATCCGGTATGGTGCTTTCTGCGTATGCAGGCGGATTTGGTTCCTCATCTATGTGGGGCGTGGTTCTCTCTGTATCTGCGTCCGCAACTATGTCCGTTTTCAAGGTTAGAAATCCATTAGTTAGAGTCTATAATCTCATTTTGATAtcacaatatacaaaaatatattgtatttaagcATCGAATGTATTTATGTTGGCATTCAAAGCCATTATGAAGATTACtatgtaatatacaatacaCTTTTCTATAGTAATAGAGTCCTTATTTCGTATGTTCGAGCCCTTGAAATGTTGACCGGTTACCATTGAAATGATGATTGCTTACGTCATCATTACGTCACAATTATTAGTACATAATTCACATAATTATGAATCCAttctttgtaatattttatttcagaactaaaatgagtaaatttattttatatgcaaccatgcattatataattatatatgtttaatgaAGGAGATTTTTCGTATTTGTATAAATAGCAGAAGGTATAACCAAAACATTTTCCGAGTTTTCGGTCAACATGTCTTATGTTGAACTCTCGGACCTTACGGTACATGTTGCCTTCGGCGTCCGGCTTCAGGCAGCTGTTTAATCCTCTAGTTCAACATAACACTTGACCTCAAATAAAGTCAACAAAATTATtcatctacatttgtatatgatatttagATAGTGTTGCTTCTCAGTATTTATTGCATATATTTGTCGTTTCAGGTATTATATAAAAAGTTTCTCGGAAGCCCTGATTACGGACAAATTTCTCTTTTTACAACTATTGTTGGTAAGTTTTCAATGATATGGTTGGATTCTTCTTGCTGCGGTTTCTCAATAGTATGTATGCTGAAAAGTGAGTTTTGAAGTTATGCCTGAAATTATGCCCAACTCCCCTCATattaattttaagtaaaattgTAATGACAAGAAAAAGAATTATGTTTCAAATCTTATGTCAATGCTTGTAACAAATGAAAAGTCGTTCATTTTACATGTTTTCGTTTACACATATAACAGTTAGAATTGGAACATATACGGATCTAGCCTAACTTTAGTTTGATAGAAAGCAGATTAACCAGACGGCTTTACATAGCCATTGTACGAACACAAACAGTATTAACTGCTGAAGAATGGCTAAGTACCAGTATAGCAAAGGAATCCATGGTATATCTCAGTTTCAAGGTCTTTTTGATGTTCATTGAGACACAAGTCGATTTTTTATTGCAAGAAATCGCAAACTCTAATGCCATTGTTTATCTTTAGATAAAGAAAATACCCGTATCAATTAAAAGCATTACAAAGTGAATGACAAAATTTGTGTCAAATAATTGCAATCATTTCCATTGTAACTATAGATAAATTGAGTATTAACATATTTGTTCTCGGTGTATCAGTGATATATGATCTAATTACATGAACCAATGCATTAATACAAATACTAATATGAAGtagaaacaaaataacaaatggaaagatgaaaaataaaagaaatatgataATGCCATATGTGCCAGTAAACACTTACCTATCATGGGAACACATTGTTATGAATTCTTCACAGATGATGTTTGTGATGTTTTTGATAATGTTTGTGatgtttttgatgatttttgtgatgtttgtgATGTTTGTGATGATGTTTGTGATGATGTTTGTGATGATGTTTGAgatgtttgtgatatttttgaTGCTGTTTGTGatgatgtttgtgatatttttcattatgtttgtgatgtttgtgatgatgtttgtaatatttgCGATGCATCAATTAGGTTGTTTCATGATAAAATACCCTATACAAAGGGTGATTACTGCGTTATGTTTCAATCCATGTGAGAAGACAGTGTGTCATATCGTGTGTATTAAATGCTTagaataaatttcatttttggaaCTTTTTTTACTTACCGCCTCTTCGCTGTTAAATTGTCGATATTTACCTTTTCTGGTGTTATATCTAAGTCGTTATTTTAGAAATTTCATGGggctaaaaatatttttgcaatCCATATAGATATTATCAAAAAGTTTGGAAACCATTTTTTCATAACCTGATGAAATTGAAAACTCGTAACGCAGAGGTATAAAAAATCGACGAGTCACAAAATCTTAAAACAAAGAAGAAAAGTAATGACCTTTTCGCCTAACTCTTGTCGGTAGTTTCACTTTTCATATCAGTCCTGTATATATGACTTATGACTTTCCTTATTTTCCAGGAGTCGGTAATGTATTATGCCTTTGGCCAGTGGTGCTATCATTATGTATTACAAACACAGAGTTGGTCACGTACGATTCCATCCCGTGGGGCTACATCATTGGATCAGCCGTCTCAATATCTGGTAAAATTCAAACTAATATCGTCTAATTTCCACATCACGTGATTTGAACAGTTCCAGCCCCTTAGATGCTTTATTACATGTAGTGAAGAAATTTCCAGCTAGCACACAATGCAAAAATGAATATTGGATATTACTTTTCCTTTTTCATCAAATGACATTCCTCGTCCTATTTTATCCTTTGATATCACACAGATTATACCCCTAAACCAACTTTTGTGGCGCAAATCGCAAATGTAAGCCGCCGCgaaaagttaaaattaaaagtttacaCATCATTTTACTTAAAAATCAAATCGCTATGAACATATCTTTGGTCATGAAAACGCCAAATTACGTTAGCTTACAGTTAAACCTTCAAATACATCTGTTATCGTTTTCTCAAAAAATGAACCATGCATTTATTAATGctattttgttatttcatgAACCATTTGAAGGCTTTGACTAATGATATCTGAGGGACTATTGATATATCTAAGGGGTCAATAACGACAGAAAACTCAAAACATTCCCGAATCgcagaaattatttttaaagcGTAGCGTGAAATGAATCATGCACTAAaatttactattttgtgtttgcagTGCTCCATTCGCTTATTCATTACATCGAGCCGATCCTACACAGTGTGTTTATGGGTCTAGGATTTCTCCTCGGACTCATTCTGAGTGCACGTAAGATTACCTCCACTGTTAAACTAATTAttcttattacagagttatctgctcttgcgtGAAAACCGATGTTAAGATACCAAAGTtcatgagcaaatgaaacagGATTTTTTTAAGTTGTTTTATTAAGACACTTCAGTgagaattgaaatataaaatgattacGTCACAGTGGACACCTACTttcaagggagctaactctgtaatatgctaaGACGGAATATAATTGCATGTgatttaatttttgtattttgtacaacTTCGAGTTCCAATCAAATTATACGAATCGAAGTAAACTATTTCCATGTAAACGAACACTTACCTCAAAAATTTCTATTGGGTTTTAAAAAGTTTTAGGACTGCAGTAAATCATATCTGCTACTTCCCCGGTCGGAATGTAATGGAATGTTTTTTAGTACTTACTATTTCTACGTTACCAAGACTTCATTGTTTTTACTTACAAGTCAACTATAGGAGTTTCTTAAAAGTTTTCGCCACGATTCGTCACGCATATGTATAGTAGAAATATATGCCTCCAAATCGAGAAATTTGATCGTCAAAAAAAGTATTAATGCATAAAAACACGACATTGAGTCGTTGTAAAAGTTTTGATTTGAAATGCAGGAAAAGATGTGTCCGCCAgtcaaatcaatatatatatatatataaatgtatcatcagataaggggagataatacaaATAAACGTTATAATAAATACTCGTAGGTTTTTAAAAGTTGGTTTTTCGTACATTGTTttgaatgtatataataatttatattcagaaagtATTTCAATCCTTGATctgttatgttttcattttagctattaaaaaaaccaacaacatcaATAATGAAAAGAAAACGTTTGAAAAATGTTGAGAGCATTTTGTAACGTTTTTCTAAAGAAGAATGAATGATATGTTCATGTAACACTTCGTAATTTCCTAATTGATGTCCGACAAGTTTCTTTACGTCCTCTTCTGATATACATGTTACTGATTTTTAAATAGAATCATTTGTTTCCAAAAAATAGAACGAAAATGTCACTCCGATTGGGTAACATCTACAGAGTTCAGCACTTAAGAGGAGATAAGGTAACAAGCACAACACATAGCATTACGCATTACATTAAAAAACCCCACAACTAATGAGGAACATTTGACAGTTACGTCCCCTTATCGTTAAAATAGATGGCGCGCTAGCATTTGCGGTCCCAGTCCATTTCCGGTTTCGGTAAAGATGGTGTAAACACGCTTGTGAACTGTGCcgtgtacatgtgtatgtcaCTGAAACGAACGTGCTGGACATCTTTTCCTGAAGTTGACCGACATACGAGTAAACGAATGTTTGTTGCAAGTCGTAAATTCTTTAGAGATATGATTTCGCTGATGCGAGACAACGGGAATCGGCATGGATGTTGACTAATGGCCATGCCTGATGCTCATAGGATGTTGACATACTGCCGATCATAGTTATCCTGTTATCTATAGGTAATTATACTTTAGTGTAACTCGAACAGTTGTTGAATCATTTGATGTTAAACAAATCATGTGAACACAATTTACATCGTACAATAGTAGTCAGTAGCAGGCTAGGCCTATGTGTTTTGACTGCAGCATTATTGAAAGAATAAGagtatatagaaaactgtatttATAGCATTGCACGCTGATATACACTGTAACTGGTAGGAATATCACAGATTGACGTtatgtttatgtatttattacacGTACTGTACATTTCTTATAACGGTACAGATGTTACTAGATTCGCATTCCTGTGTAactacaaatacattgtacaaatatacttgtatgtacatttgtgtacatgtacatgcaagatatatatatatatagttgtacaTTACAGTTTCAAGCTTAGACTGGATTATGCATGTACATCTAGATCTGAACAATGATTGATGCTATGGAAATGTTTGATGTGCTTGATTAAAACTATCCTaaaactgaaattaaattaaagaacATTGTGCAAGATTTTTTAAGGAAGGAGAAACATTTatccttgattttttttcattgttccTTGAAATAATTTTCGTTTATTTCCATATTACAGCGTGGAGTTGACATGCTGTGATAATTAATTTGGTCATACAGAAATGATCTACATGCTAGCCAAgcattgatatataaattatttggatacatgtagtatttttGTATGTACAAACTACAGTCTAATGAAAAAGTCAGTGTTTCAAAGATGAAAGACGACAGTGGGGGATGCTTCAGCGAAATTATGTAAGATTCTTTTatgctaattatataataacccAATGCATTAAAGCCATcgttcaaattaaaattataagcATACATCAgtatattgtaattataattcGTTACTGTCGTTTACTTGTatatttttctaaaacaatgatattgtagatCCAGAAATTGAATTATCTTGATTTTTCATTGATCTTAaaaaaagacataaaaaaacttttttgacTAAATCATCTACGGTAATATATTGTTAGCTTTTTTCATTGGACTGATATGTTGatataactacatgtagatatctaATCCCATTTTCACAAGTCGAGATCTCTCTGTCTCTTTAGCAGCTTTATATTAGTCGAGATTTCTCTCTCTCTATAGCAGctattaatttattaaacttttaaGACATATTTAATAATAAGTGTAGTGCAATGtttcctcaagttttggtggtCTTTGTAAAGGtatgtttacatatacatgtagggtaaAACTGTTAATTGATCAACCAGTAAAGTAATCTATTATTACCAGTAgtatatttgtaataaatagaggatcttgcatgagtgatcatttcatatgagattttatgaaacgagtctaagaaaatttcatttttgcaaGCCTTGGCGTGACAAGTTTCAtgaaatctcatatgaaatgaacataaatttaagatactttttatcacataactacaaatacctacataacaaagaatttaggtcaaaatgtattccgaaaatccagccattttgtcccgccatCCTTGTAattctgacgtcacgtcatttttcctgacgtcgttttattgtttctgtctgacgtcacaatgaatttccagccaatgaaaatcgctccaggttatattacactagtgacatatgcaaaaatattacacgggcgaaattaCTGGATATTAGGCAGATTAtatgataatacatttataatatacatgcatacttgtataatatacatgcatacttgtataatatacatgtatacatgtgtatgcatgtatgtacacatGCAAAATGTACTGAGCTAGACCATGTGGTAAATTACTGATACTTAAGAGTTACTGAGTAAGTGATATCACATTTATACAAATTTCTTAAACCAATATACATGTTTTCTCCATTTAACCAGATTTTGGTATATTAGTTGAGATGGGCAAAACTTTCAGCAATTTCGCAAAGGCCACCCGAATCtgattacatgtacacataaTGTAAGGGTCAAGATTTGAGTGGAAGAAAAATGGAGTGACCAGAGAAAAGCAATCTAATCTGGTATGGCAGATGACCCGGGTCCAGACCTTTTTCAGTTTTGACTTCACCACGACTATATGTACTACATACCAGGATACCTGGTCACctgatatgtatatgtgtagCTACTACcagtattataatatatatgatgaaCCTACAGTGGCAGGCCCTACATGTACGGTAATGATTGCTTAAGACTGAGACTAAATTACCAACAAagtatttcttgttttaaattctattaaaacaaatagaaaGTGTTCAGCTAAAACAGtgtttcctttttatttacacaTCACTTTTCCTTCATTAGCACTATATATCCTGCCAATATATTGTGAAAATCATAAATACTGTCTGGAACTTGGGTTTTATTAGAtcaatgtcctattaacagccagggtcatgtaattcaaggaagtgccaggtttgttggtggaggaaagctagAGCACCTGGAGAAAAAACACTAGAATAGACTGTGCGATTAAATTTCCATGAGTTTCCTGTTCAgtcttttaatcattttattcaATCTATATGAAAGTCTAAATGTCATTTATGAATATTTCCATCACCATAATggatgtgattttttttctctattcaCAGTATTACCTCTGTAGatcaaacaatatttatgaGCATAAAAACATGTCAGATATGATcttaaacataaatgtattgagAAATGTGCTTCCTCTTCTAATAGCAGCAATCACATCCCTACAGATAATAAATGTTTCAATACAGGTTGGTTGATGTTCATAACTACAAACCACTACAATCTACTACAACACCAGTTAACACTGCTTGCAACATGCACATGAAGTTGAGTTAGTCCTGTATTTGGCAGTGCATGTATAATAATATGTGACTTGTCAAATGATAACCAAGTGATTAAATATCATTGACAAAAGCCATGTAGTGTTTAATTtcacaatacatgtaaatatattatatatatatacattgttttaaAAGCATGCATTTTGcattgtctgaatttacatttgtacatgtccctgtgtcaagTAACTTGAATTAACATGTCCCTGAGTCAGGTAATTGCTTCATAACTACTTTTTGTCAAAGAATAAACATGTGCTTTGTCCCTGGAAagttaatattaaaatgatagtaATAAGTTACCTAGTACATGCAGCACCTAGTAAAAACATAAGTTTATCTGTAAATACAGGTTGTCCACGTTGCTGACTTAGAATCATATAATTATGGTGGGGTTTTTTTTAACATGTATTTTAACCATGCACACTCCTGGCATGTCAGTATAATCAATAATGATTGTGGATATGAATTGGCAGAACTTATTGTATTGTATAACTACATCACAAATTACACATTATTGTTATTATCTAAAAGAATCACACAAATTCACATCAGATCATgtacatttaattgttttattttacatgtaataaaactTTGCTATAAAATGTTATGCCATGTCAATATAATTTAATAGTACTAAAATGTCACCAGAGAGACAATGGCTcgtatttagaaaatatttcatatttatatgtttgggaaaaatgaatgatttgatattttgttattttcacgACTGTTATGTTAACGTACATCCCGTATTTCTATAGGAGATACTGATCACGATTACCTCTCAGCTTTTGTtcaatatattgtatttgttttaatttttttagcaAAATCAATCTTACAGCTGCattctaatattaaatcataagcCCTGGAACTGAAAATAACTCGATTCCCATGCTTGTTTGTACCAGAAACATAGCTACTGTAGATTTTTATTTAGTATTTACCGTTGCGGGAGACGACACTTCACCGGGTCAAAACACGAACCTGTAAGTCAGttcgtttttatttttgacCAAAAATTCGAGCACCCATCGTTCCCAATTCTATCCATGGTCTCTACAAGCCAATACACACTCGCATGTCACTCGCAATGCAACATCCTCATCTACCCTTAGTTACGATAAGGTTTAACtgtaagtactagcgaagttccctaaaactacccaataacatcctttATCTACCCTAAGTTACGATAAAggtaaactcatgtaagtactagcgaagttccctaaaactacccaataacatccttatctACCCTAGTTTACGATAAGGTAACTCATAgtaagtactagcgaagttccctaaaactacccaataacatcctaTCTACCCTAATTACGATAAGGTTCATACTTCATTACCAACATTAAGGTAACTCATTttaagtactagcgaagttccctaaaactacccaataacatccttatctACCCTAGTTACGATAAGGTAAACTCATTTAAGTACaagcgaagttccctaaaactacccaataacatccttatctACCCTAATTACGATAAGTAAACTCATaaagtactagcgaagttccctaaaactaacccaataacatcctcatCTACCCTAGTTACGATAAGGTtaactcatgtaagtactagcgaagttccctaaaactacccaataacatccttatctACCCTAGTTACGATAAGGTTAACTCATttaagtactagcgaagttccctaaaactacccaataacatcctcatCTACCCTAGTTACGATAAggtaaactcatgtaagtactagcgaagttccctaa from Argopecten irradians isolate NY chromosome 15, Ai_NY, whole genome shotgun sequence encodes:
- the LOC138309387 gene encoding solute carrier family 35 member F3-like translates to MRTNTESSEHAIIDASAKFRNIILSIFLMTTVAVSWILATQFARETYIPGTFEAPFLLMYIWTGLLMLFYPLFVLARYVYKNRESKPLEEFRNHRQLYYTDSERRIRQYVGLTAMFCVLWSLMQFTYIRALDPKLLSPTGVAALYSTYHSFVYLLSWIVLFDKFVALRILAMIFSISGMVLSAYAGGFGSSSMWGVVLSVSASATMSVFKVLYKKFLGSPDYGQISLFTTIVGVGNVLCLWPVVLSLCITNTELVTYDSIPWGYIIGSAVSISVLHSLIHYIEPILHSVFMGLGFLLGLILSALIDFLWRGIYFSGMEIAAIVLTSLGILLVSLPDQCPTDLSTLSTWCRRRKRCDVHGTSQSQNEAAGSRWRGNGKT